In Beutenbergia cavernae DSM 12333, the DNA window CAGGAAGTACTGCCGCATGAGGAACGTGCCGAACGCGGTCGGGATCGCCGGGAGGATGAGCGCCAGGAGCGTGTCCGACAGCCCGATCCCGCGGATCAGCATGAAGATCGGCACGATCGTCACCTGGACCGGGACCATCATCGTGGCGAGCACCAGGGCGAACCAGAGGCCGCGGCCCCTGAACTCCAGGCGTGCGAACGCGTAGCCCGCGAGCGCCGCCGTCAGCATCTGCCCGACGGCGATCACGCCCGTGACGAGAGCGGAGTTCAGCGTCAGCAGGCCCATGTTGACCTGCTGGAAGACCTGGGCGTACGGCGAGAAGTCCGGGTCGGTCGGGATGAACTGCGGCGGCAGCGTGAACGACTCGGCGGGGCTGCGCAGCGACGTGGAGATCGTCCAGACGACCGGGCCGAGCGTCAGCGCGGCGGCCACGAGGAGGATGACGACGCGGGTCGCGCCCGACGGCGTCGGGAGCGCGCGACGGCGTGTGCGCGGTGCGGTGGCGCGCGGAGCGGGCGCCGTGCGGAGTGCGGTGGCGGTCATCGCTGGCCCCTCACTGGTAGAAGACGAATCGTCGTGACAGGCGGAACTGCAGCGCCGTGACGCCCATGATCAGCGCCATGAGGACGACGCCGACGGCGCTCGCCCGGCCGAACTCGAGCTGCCGGAACGCCGACTCGTAGATGACCATGACGGCGGTGCGTGTCGAGTCGCCCGGGCCGCCGCGGGTGAGGACCCAGGGCTGGTCGAAGATCTGCAGCGCCGAGATGACGCTCATCACGCAGGCTACGAGCATCGTGGGGGAGACGAGCGGGAGCGTGATGGTGCGGAACTGCCGCCACCCCGTGGCGCCGTCGATCGCGCTGGCCTCGTACACGTCGTTCGGGATGGCGGCGAGCCCGCCGACGAACAGCAGGAACGTGAACCCGAACTGCTGCCACACGTAGACGAGCACGACGACGGCGGCGGACCAGCCGCTGGTCAGCCACGCCACGCCCGGCAGGCCGACGAGCGAGAGGAACCAGTTCACGACACCGAAGTCCTCGTTGAACAGGTACCGCATGACGATGGAGACGCTCGCGGCGGAGAGGATGAGCGGGAAGAAGAACACCGAGCGGAAGAACGTCCGCAGCCAGCTCGGCATCCGCTGGGCCACGAGCACGGCGAGACCGAGGGAGACGGCGATCTGCAGCGTCACGGCCACGACGACGAACGCGATCGTGTTGAGGAACGAACGCCGCACGGTGGGGTCGACGGCGACGTCGGCGAAGTTGTCGAGGCCGGCGAACTCGGGGTTCGTGATGATGTCCCAGCGGAAGAACGCCAGGCCGATCGACGCGATGATCGGCAGCAGAGTGAAGACGCCGATGCCGATGATCGTCGGCGCGAGGAACAGCGTGACGACGAGGCGTCGCTTCCACGCGGGCCCCTGCGCGGTGCCGTGCGTGGTGGGCGGGGTCGTCGTCGCCGCGTCGCGGGCGGTGGGCAGTGCCGCGGTGGTCATGCCGTCCTCCCGAGGGCCTGGGTGAGGTCGCGTTGCAGGTTGGCCAGGGCGCGCGGGACGCCGGAGGCGCTGCCGCCCACGGCGGCGGAGATGTTCTTGATGAGCGCGGTCTCGACGGCGGCCTGCTGGGGCGGTGCCGGGATCGGGCCGGTCGTGGGGAACCGGTCGAGGGTGTCGTAGAAGACCTCCCAGTGCCGCGGGCCCTTCCCGGCGTACCGCGCCTCGTTGACCATCGAGCGCCTGGTGGGCGTGGTCGACGGGAGCGGGTAGGCGAGCTCCATGCCGTCGCGGGACGCCGTGAACTTGATCCACTCCCACGCCTCGTCCTTGCGCGGCGAGGTCGACATGATCGCGTACCCGGCGGCGCCGAACTGGTGCCGCTGCGTCCGCCAGCGCGGGAAGAACTGGACGTCGAACTCGTCCTCGGCCATCCCTGCCTCGTTGAGGCCCTGCACCCAGTAGCCGCCCGCCGGCGTCGTCCCGATCCGACCTGACGCGAACAGGCCCACCAGCGCGCCGCCGCCGCCCTCCTCGGGCCGGGTGCCGAGCCCGTCGGCCACGAGCTCGCGGAGGAACTCGACGGACTCCTCGACGCGCGGGTCGTCGGCGTTCGGCTCGAGCCACCGATAGCCGCCGCTGCGCTGCTCGCCGGGGTAGAAGCGGTCCCAGAACCACGTGCCGCCGCCGGCCTTCGTCTCGGCGAGGAAGCTCGTGTCGTTGACGTAGAGCCACGGCACGAGGCCGCCGAAGAGGCGGTTCGTCCAGAAGTACGGCACGAAGTCGGCGGCGTTCGCGGAGCGCATCGCGCGGAGCGTGGTCACGAAGTCGTCGTGGGTCCAGTCGTCGGCCGGGCGGTCGAGCCCGGCGAGCTCGAGCGCGCCGACGTTGTAGTACATGTTCGCCGCGTTGAAGTCGGTCGGGAGCTGGAACAGGCTCCCCTCGTACATGAACGCCTCGAGCAGCGTGGGGTGGACGTCGTCGAAGTACTCCTGCAGCTCGGCGGCGTCACGCAGCACGTAGTCGTCGAGCGGCTCGGCCATGAGCGACGCGAACAGCTGCGTGCCCTCCGTGGCCACGTTGACGAGGTCGGGCGGGGTGCCGGCCGCGATCATCGTGAGGATCTTCGAGAAGAAGTCGCCCCAGTCGTTGCCCTGGATGCCCTGGACCCGCACCGGGATGTCGGGGTGGATCTCGTTGAAGGCCGCGACGAGATCCTGGCGGGCGGCCGCGTCCTGCGACGTCCCGAGGATGGCGATCGTGAGGACGTCCTCGCCGCGACCGGGGATGTCGCGGCCGGTCAGGCGTGGCCAGGCCAGCCCGAGTCCGGTGAGCCCGGCGGCTCCGAGGGTGCCGAGCGCGGCACGGCGCGTGATCTCTGCGCTGAGGGGCGGCATCGTTGCTCCTTGACCTGTCACGTGTCAGGTAACACGTGACAGGTAGCATGGACCCTCGGTCCGGATGTGTCAATGCACCGCCGCGCGACGCCGTCGGACGCGGTGGGTTCCAGGCGTGCGGAGCGGTGGCTGCGGGACTCGCCGACAGCCCGCCGTCAGTGGACGAGCGTCTCCGCCGGGCAGGCCCCGAGGAGCTCGCGGGCGTCCTGGGTGGAGCCGTCGAGCACCGGGTCCACGTAGTCCGCGAGGAAGACGCGGTCGTAGTCCGGGAACGACGCGACGTACGACGTCGAGCTGAACGAGCGGAGGACGCCGACCGCGTTCGCGGCGCCGGCGACATCGCCGGCCTCCGCCCGCTGCACGGCCGTCGACAGCCAGGCACACCGCCAGTCGATCGCCATCAGCGAGGCGAAGAAGCCGTCCTCGTACCACAACAGCTCCGGGTAGGAGTCCTCGGACGCGACGAGCGTGCCGGTCTCCAGCGCGAGGATCTGGTCGTCGAGGCTCTGGAAGGACTCGAGGTTGCCCCACGCCGCGCCCGGGGGGAGCTGGAGGACCGTCGCGGCCTCGGCGCGCTCGGCGTCCTGCCGGGCGGTGAGCTCGGCGCGGTTGTCCTCGAGGTCGGCGATCCACTCCAGCGACAGCGCGTCGGGCGAGGACGGCGTCGCGTCCTGTGCGGGGGTGGGCGTGGGCGACGGCGGCGAGCCGGCACCGGGCTCCACGGTCGCCGTGCCCTGGGAACACGAGGCGAGCACCAGGACGGCGAGCGCCGCTGCGGCGGCGGCGAGCGCGCGTCGGGCCATCGGATCCCCTCCCTGCCGAGCGCTCCGGTGCGCCCCCGCGATGTGGTCCGCTCGTCGCGTGCGATTCCTGCGGCGCGGGCGAGACGTACTCCTGCGTGGAGGTTAGCCCCTGGAGCGGCAGCTGGTGCCCGGTTCAGCAGGACGGAGCGGGTGTCAGCCAGGCGCGCGCAGGCGCGCCAGCTCGGCGGCGACGTTGGCCCGGGCCGGCGCCTCCCAGCGAGCCCGCGCCGTCGTCGTCGCGTACAGGTGGTCGCGGCCGAGCAGCGACTCGAGGATCTGCGCCCGCCCGCGCCGGAAGGCCTCGTCCGGCACGTGCGCATACTCCGTGCGGACGTCGCGGGCGTACGCCGCGTAGCGCTCCGACGGCGCCGCGAGGATCGCAAGATCGGCGTCGCACAGGAGGGACCCGGCGACGTCGCCCGGGCGCACGGTGTGCGTGGTCGTGAGCAGGACCAGGCGGACGACGTCGTCGACCTCCTCCGCGGGCAGGAGCGGCCCGAGAAGTCCCCGGGCGAGGGCCGCCGACGACTCCTCGTCCGAGGTCGCCGTGGCGTCGGCCTCGCTCGCCCCAGCGGCGGACGGCGTCCCGGCGTCATACACGGCGTCGTGGAACCACGCCGCGAGCAGCGCGCGGCGCCACGCCGGCGGCGGCGCGTCCTCCGCGCGGGCGAGGTCCTCGACGCCGTCGAGCACGGCGGCGAGGTGCCGGACGTCGTGGTAGGCCCGGTGGGTCTGCGACCAGCGAGCGATCAGGTCGACGCCGACCTCCGGCGCCTGCGGGACGAGCGCCTCCCAGCGCGCGGGGAGCCTCGTGCGCGCCCGTCGCTCCCGCGCCGTGACCCGCAGCCCGCTCCGGCGCAGGCGCCGCACGAGCTCGCCCGAGGACACGGGCTGGGCGCCGCCGAGGACGAGGTCGTCGTACCGCTCGGCGGGCACGTCGTAGTGGTCGAGGTCGAAGGCGCGGTCCCGGATGCCGTGCCGCCGCGCGAACGCGTGGAGCTCCGCCACCGAGCTGTCGGACACGACGTGCGACCAGTGCGTCCCGTGGGCAGGCCAGCGCGGCGGATCGATGAGCACGGCCACGCTCACGAGCGTACGCACCCACCGGCGTCCTGGGCGTCGGAACGCCGCCGTCCGGCCGCGACGCGCGGGAGGAATGCGACCCGCCGCCGCCGGGTTGGCACCGACATGGACCTTGACTCATCCCACGCCTTCGTCCGCGACCACCGCCACGGCGTGCTCGCCACGCTCCGGAGGGACGGCCGCCCGCAGCTGTCGACGGTGCTGTACGGGGTGGGCGACGACGGCGCGCTGCTGGTGTCGTCGACGGCACCGCGCGCCAAGACGCGCAACCTCGGGCGGGACCCGCGGTTCTCGCTGCACATCGAGCGCGACGACGGCTACGCGTACGTGGTGCTCGAGGGCGCCGCCGAGCTGTCCGACGTGGCGCGGACCCCGGACGACGCCGCTGCCGACGCCCTCGTCGCGTACTACCGGCTCGCCCTGGGCGAGCACCCGGACTGGGACGACTACCGCCGTGCCATGGTCGCCGACCAGCGGCTCCTGCTGACGCTCCGCCCGGAGCGCGCGTACGGGATGCTGGAGCTGCCCCTCCCGTCGTGACCTACCGCGGCCCCATGCGCAGCGCGCCGTCCAGCCGGACGACCTCGCCGTTGAGGTAGTCCTGGGCGGCGATCGCCAGCACCATCCGGGCGTACTCGTCCGGACGGCCGAGGCGGGCGGGGAACGGCACCCCGGCAGCGAGCGAGGCCCGGAACTCCTCGGCGATCGACGACATCATCGGGGTGTCGAGGATGCCCGGGGCGATCGTCACGACCCGGATGCCGTGCTGCGCCAGGTCGCGCGCAGCGGGCAGCGTCAGTGCGGCGACCCCGCCCTTCGACGCGGCATAGGCGGCCTGCCCCACCTGCCCGTCGTACGCCGCGACCGAGGCCGTGTTGACGACGACGCCGCGCTGCCCGTCGTCGTCCGCGGGCCTCGTGCGCGCGATCGCCTCGGCGGCGAGCCGGAGCACGTTGAACGTACCGACCAGGTTGATGCCGACGACCTGCTGGAACAGGTCCAGGTCGTGCACGCCCTTCCGGGACAGGACCCTCGAGGCCCACGCGACCCCGGCACAGCTCACCGCGAGGCGCAGCGGCGCACCGGACGCGACGGCGGCGTCGACGGCGCGGGCGACGTCGTCCGCGGACGTCACGTCACCCGTCACCGCCTCGACGCCGTCGACCGGGGCGTCCGCGCGCTCCCACCCGTCGGCGAGGTCGAGGCCGACGACGTGCACGCCGTCGGCGACGAGCGCCCGCGCGGTGGCGGCGCCCAGCCCGGACGCGGCGCCGGTGACGACGGCGGAGGTTCCCTCGATCTGCATGCTCACTCCCGGTGACGACGACGGCGACGCGAGAGGAGGCTAGCGGCCGGCGGTCCAGCCTGTCGCGAGCGGCGTGCTGTAGCTGGACCCGTCGGCCGTGCGGACGAGGTGACCCGCCTCGACGAG includes these proteins:
- a CDS encoding PPOX class F420-dependent oxidoreductase; translation: MDLDSSHAFVRDHRHGVLATLRRDGRPQLSTVLYGVGDDGALLVSSTAPRAKTRNLGRDPRFSLHIERDDGYAYVVLEGAAELSDVARTPDDAAADALVAYYRLALGEHPDWDDYRRAMVADQRLLLTLRPERAYGMLELPLPS
- a CDS encoding carbohydrate ABC transporter permease; its protein translation is MTTAALPTARDAATTTPPTTHGTAQGPAWKRRLVVTLFLAPTIIGIGVFTLLPIIASIGLAFFRWDIITNPEFAGLDNFADVAVDPTVRRSFLNTIAFVVVAVTLQIAVSLGLAVLVAQRMPSWLRTFFRSVFFFPLILSAASVSIVMRYLFNEDFGVVNWFLSLVGLPGVAWLTSGWSAAVVVLVYVWQQFGFTFLLFVGGLAAIPNDVYEASAIDGATGWRQFRTITLPLVSPTMLVACVMSVISALQIFDQPWVLTRGGPGDSTRTAVMVIYESAFRQLEFGRASAVGVVLMALIMGVTALQFRLSRRFVFYQ
- a CDS encoding extracellular solute-binding protein; amino-acid sequence: MPPLSAEITRRAALGTLGAAGLTGLGLAWPRLTGRDIPGRGEDVLTIAILGTSQDAAARQDLVAAFNEIHPDIPVRVQGIQGNDWGDFFSKILTMIAAGTPPDLVNVATEGTQLFASLMAEPLDDYVLRDAAELQEYFDDVHPTLLEAFMYEGSLFQLPTDFNAANMYYNVGALELAGLDRPADDWTHDDFVTTLRAMRSANAADFVPYFWTNRLFGGLVPWLYVNDTSFLAETKAGGGTWFWDRFYPGEQRSGGYRWLEPNADDPRVEESVEFLRELVADGLGTRPEEGGGGALVGLFASGRIGTTPAGGYWVQGLNEAGMAEDEFDVQFFPRWRTQRHQFGAAGYAIMSTSPRKDEAWEWIKFTASRDGMELAYPLPSTTPTRRSMVNEARYAGKGPRHWEVFYDTLDRFPTTGPIPAPPQQAAVETALIKNISAAVGGSASGVPRALANLQRDLTQALGRTA
- a CDS encoding carbohydrate ABC transporter permease, translated to MTATALRTAPAPRATAPRTRRRALPTPSGATRVVILLVAAALTLGPVVWTISTSLRSPAESFTLPPQFIPTDPDFSPYAQVFQQVNMGLLTLNSALVTGVIAVGQMLTAALAGYAFARLEFRGRGLWFALVLATMMVPVQVTIVPIFMLIRGIGLSDTLLALILPAIPTAFGTFLMRQYFLGLPLELGEAASIDGAGVWRTFSSIYAPLALPGMAIVGILAFNFHWNEFFRPLIFSISEQNYTLPLGLVSLQGNLGTGSISVVLAGVVLSMIPALVVFVVGQRPLRAGLTAGVSK
- a CDS encoding SDR family NAD(P)-dependent oxidoreductase, whose product is MQIEGTSAVVTGAASGLGAATARALVADGVHVVGLDLADGWERADAPVDGVEAVTGDVTSADDVARAVDAAVASGAPLRLAVSCAGVAWASRVLSRKGVHDLDLFQQVVGINLVGTFNVLRLAAEAIARTRPADDDGQRGVVVNTASVAAYDGQVGQAAYAASKGGVAALTLPAARDLAQHGIRVVTIAPGILDTPMMSSIAEEFRASLAAGVPFPARLGRPDEYARMVLAIAAQDYLNGEVVRLDGALRMGPR
- a CDS encoding DUF4031 domain-containing protein; this encodes MAVLIDPPRWPAHGTHWSHVVSDSSVAELHAFARRHGIRDRAFDLDHYDVPAERYDDLVLGGAQPVSSGELVRRLRRSGLRVTARERRARTRLPARWEALVPQAPEVGVDLIARWSQTHRAYHDVRHLAAVLDGVEDLARAEDAPPPAWRRALLAAWFHDAVYDAGTPSAAGASEADATATSDEESSAALARGLLGPLLPAEEVDDVVRLVLLTTTHTVRPGDVAGSLLCDADLAILAAPSERYAAYARDVRTEYAHVPDEAFRRGRAQILESLLGRDHLYATTTARARWEAPARANVAAELARLRAPG